The sequence CCTGCCTGGATATGGTAAGCACCCGATTGTGTTTTAACCAGTTTCGGATCGGCCATGGTGTAACCGTTTACAGGCATATTACCCGCGCCTTTTACCTTATATAAGATATTTCCTTCCCACAAACCATCAGTAAGCGGCCCCGAAAGTGTTGCGGCTGCACCACCGCCTTGTATAATATTATTGGCTACAGTGATGTGAGTGGCCCCCATCCCATCCTTACGTGCGGTCTGGATAATATTGCTTTTGTTATCAACCAATGTATTAAAGGCTATCAATACACGGTCGGGCCTGTCATGAGCAGTAAGCTGAGCACCATCAGCTACCTCGCCGTCGCCATTGCCAATGGTAATGGCTTCACTGCAACCCTCAAAATAATTGCTGTAGATCAGGTGATCATCGCCAAAAATGCGCAGACCGGGCGTATTGAAAAAGTAATTACCATAAACCTGGCTTTTATTGCCATGACGTAGCGTAAACTGGGCCGGACAATCGCGTATGGTATTATAACGCAGCACCACTGCCGATGCCTTTACCGATATCAGTTCATTCTCGCCCGCGCAATGTTCAAACAGGTTATACTCCACCAAACTATTGCTTGATGACAAACTAAAGCCGCTTAATCCAAACTGGAAAGCCTCGGCACCATTTTTACCGCCCTGGCTTACGGCATTGTTAAAATAATTATGGTGGATATGCAAGCGTTCGGCTATTTGTTTCCCCTCGCCCCTGATGGCAATAAAGCGGCCCATAGCGTTTTTATTCTGAAAAGTGTTATAATCCACTTCCTGATCACTGCCCGCGATAGTCAGGTCCTCGCCATCACCGGGTGTTTCAAAAATATTTTGAGTGAACCTGCAAAAGCTGGTGCCGATACCGGTTTTGGCTTTCGAAGCAGCATGTGTAAACTTAAACCCACTGATGACAATGTAAGTTGCAGGCTTCATTAGGCTAAACCCGCCAGCTCCGGCAATTTCGGCTTTACCGGGATGCTCGGCGGTGATGGTGATCGGTTTATCCTTTGCGGCTTTTCTATCAACGATAATATCACCGGCCGTTTTATAAACCCCATCAGCTAGTATGATTACATCGCCTGGTTTTGCCTTATTAATGGCCGATTGCAGATCGGCTATACTTTTAACAGGAACCGTTTGCGCCATTACTTTAAACGATACCAGTATGATCACGATCAATACAATTGCCGACCATGAAACGAAGCGGTTAAACGCTGTCCTTAGCTGATGAGTGTCTGTTTTTTCCATATTACGGGTATTTATAAGGGGTATTGATCTAAATTGAAAAAGATCCCCCAAATATCACATCCGGGGGATCGCGCTTAAAAACTGAACAATTATTTAAATTGATATCCTACCACAAAACTGCCAACCCTATTTTTTGATGAGTTGCCGTCGTTAGTGATATTGCTGAATCCTAAACCATAGTTAAAGCCAAGGCGCATGCCGTTCTTTAACTCAAACCCGGCCAGGGCGTTTAAACCAAAATCCATAGCGTTAAACTGATCGGTACCGCTGCCAAAGCTGGCCTCGTTGCTGATATCGCGTTTGTAATAAGTACTGATGGTAGATTTGTTGCTATAGGTTCCCCATACCGCCCGCGCGATATATGGCCCCGCGCCAAAGTAGATATTACCCGGTTTTACCGCTTGCCTGAATACCATATTCACCGGCACTTCTGCGTAGGTAATGTTAACGCTGTGCAGCATGGTATAAGGTACATTACTTCCATTTGATATCAGGTTTTCGGTAGTTTGGGAAACGTTACCCTTACCGGTCAGCAGGAAGCCGGGCTGTAACGTAAAGCCCTTGAAATTCAAATCGAACAAACCGCCGATCTGAAATTTGGCGCGCGCCTGCCAGTTGCCGCCACCATTTAGTGGAGCAACCGGGCCAATGTTTGCCAAATTGATGCCGCCCTGTATGGTAAACTTAGTTTCCTGGGCAAACAGGCT comes from Mucilaginibacter mali and encodes:
- a CDS encoding polysaccharide lyase 6 family protein; translated protein: MEKTDTHQLRTAFNRFVSWSAIVLIVIILVSFKVMAQTVPVKSIADLQSAINKAKPGDVIILADGVYKTAGDIIVDRKAAKDKPITITAEHPGKAEIAGAGGFSLMKPATYIVISGFKFTHAASKAKTGIGTSFCRFTQNIFETPGDGEDLTIAGSDQEVDYNTFQNKNAMGRFIAIRGEGKQIAERLHIHHNYFNNAVSQGGKNGAEAFQFGLSGFSLSSSNSLVEYNLFEHCAGENELISVKASAVVLRYNTIRDCPAQFTLRHGNKSQVYGNYFFNTPGLRIFGDDHLIYSNYFEGCSEAITIGNGDGEVADGAQLTAHDRPDRVLIAFNTLVDNKSNIIQTARKDGMGATHITVANNIIQGGGAAATLSGPLTDGLWEGNILYKVKGAGNMPVNGYTMADPKLVKTQSGAYHIQAGSAAIDRAAGNYPGVKYDMDGQARTGALDAGADELSNDAVTVHVLHPGDVGFGVK
- a CDS encoding outer membrane beta-barrel protein; the encoded protein is MKKILLIIAIIATTHSLFAQETKFTIQGGINLANIGPVAPLNGGGNWQARAKFQIGGLFDLNFKGFTLQPGFLLTGKGNVSQTTENLISNGSNVPYTMLHSVNITYAEVPVNMVFRQAVKPGNIYFGAGPYIARAVWGTYSNKSTISTYYKRDISNEASFGSGTDQFNAMDFGLNALAGFELKNGMRLGFNYGLGFSNITNDGNSSKNRVGSFVVGYQFK